A window of Psychromonas sp. CNPT3 contains these coding sequences:
- a CDS encoding tyrosine-type recombinase/integrase, whose product MALSDTKIRNIRAPYTGKAEIFDRDGLTVRISKTAVVIFNFRFQWFGKSQRMKLGRYPEIKLAEAREQVIKLRRAVFNGDDPRHLLGNGSDQELLGNIAQEFLTLRVDKELSKTSQALYHSTVNKYVMPHASINVERYSYTQWIAFFDRINKDTSPENAGNILRRFKTFIRWAKSRGRIRQSHLLDIPTLAVGKHQRRRERTLEWYEVAKLWREIELSRAALSCRVCTQLLILTGARNSEIREARLEEFDLQRSIWILPADRSKTRKAIRRALSVKVIELIKSLTLPYGNGREFLIPGQSFKKPLTSHAQNRFVQRLNDRMKLEYFVPHDFRRTIVTRLSENGVMPHVTEKMLGHELGGIMAIYNKHDWLDEQLLGYELYYELLEKELLILKSAS is encoded by the coding sequence ATGGCTTTGTCAGACACAAAAATACGAAATATTCGAGCGCCTTATACAGGAAAAGCAGAAATCTTTGATCGTGACGGATTAACTGTTCGCATATCTAAAACTGCTGTTGTTATTTTTAATTTCCGTTTCCAGTGGTTTGGAAAGTCCCAACGCATGAAATTAGGCCGATATCCTGAGATTAAACTAGCAGAAGCACGAGAGCAAGTCATTAAACTCAGGCGTGCCGTGTTTAATGGGGATGATCCAAGGCATTTATTAGGTAATGGATCAGATCAGGAGTTACTGGGTAATATTGCTCAGGAGTTTTTAACGCTTCGTGTAGATAAAGAACTCAGTAAAACTTCTCAAGCACTTTATCATTCAACCGTTAATAAATATGTCATGCCACATGCCTCTATTAATGTAGAACGTTATAGCTATACACAATGGATAGCCTTTTTTGATCGTATTAATAAAGATACCTCACCAGAAAATGCAGGAAATATATTAAGGCGATTTAAAACGTTTATACGTTGGGCTAAATCTCGCGGGCGTATTCGGCAGAGCCACTTACTTGATATTCCTACTTTAGCTGTTGGTAAGCATCAGCGTAGAAGAGAGCGAACTTTAGAATGGTATGAAGTTGCAAAATTATGGCGTGAGATTGAATTAAGTCGTGCGGCACTTAGCTGCCGGGTTTGTACACAACTGTTGATTTTAACCGGTGCACGTAATAGTGAAATTCGAGAAGCTCGACTTGAAGAATTTGATTTACAACGAAGCATTTGGATATTGCCAGCGGATCGTTCTAAAACGAGAAAAGCAATCAGGCGTGCTTTGTCGGTTAAAGTTATTGAGTTAATTAAATCTTTAACTTTACCGTATGGCAATGGTCGTGAATTTTTGATACCCGGTCAATCATTTAAAAAGCCATTAACAAGTCATGCCCAAAATCGTTTTGTACAACGCTTAAATGATCGCATGAAATTAGAATATTTTGTACCGCATGATTTTAGACGAACAATTGTTACTCGATTAAGTGAAAATGGCGTTATGCCACATGTTACTGAAAAGATGCTTGGCCATGAGCTCGGTGGGATCATGGCAATTTATAACAAACATGATTGGCTGGATGAACAGTTATTGGGTTATGAGTTGTATTATGAACTGCTAGAGAAAGAGTTACTGATTCTTAAATCTGCCTCATAA